In one Candidatus Palauibacter australiensis genomic region, the following are encoded:
- a CDS encoding esterase — MSVEPRHITIERRVRFAVLKPQVRPATEIWFALHGYHQLAHRFLRYFQPIHEGSRCIVAPEGLHRHYVDHESRKVGASWMTSEDRLTDIEDYVGYLDRLHAHVIAEESRQTSGGSAPPRIVGLGFSQGVHTLCRWVAFGRARIDRAILWGATVPPDLDLSEHGDTLSAADLHLVVGDEDEYYDRPAIDAHEARLEAAGIAFTSHTYPGGHRLDAGPLQRLADPGEIG, encoded by the coding sequence GTGTCGGTTGAACCGAGGCACATCACGATCGAGCGGCGGGTGCGGTTCGCCGTGCTCAAGCCGCAGGTGCGGCCGGCGACGGAGATCTGGTTCGCCCTGCACGGATACCACCAGCTCGCCCACCGCTTCCTGCGCTACTTCCAGCCGATTCACGAGGGCTCGCGTTGCATCGTCGCCCCCGAGGGCCTGCACCGTCACTACGTCGACCACGAGTCGCGCAAGGTCGGCGCCTCATGGATGACGAGCGAGGACCGTCTCACGGACATAGAGGACTACGTCGGCTACCTCGACCGCCTCCACGCGCACGTCATCGCCGAGGAGTCCCGGCAGACGTCAGGCGGCTCGGCGCCTCCGAGGATCGTCGGACTCGGCTTCTCGCAGGGGGTTCACACCCTGTGCCGCTGGGTCGCGTTCGGCCGCGCCCGCATCGACCGGGCCATCCTGTGGGGCGCCACCGTCCCGCCCGACCTCGACCTGAGCGAACACGGCGACACGCTCTCCGCCGCCGACCTCCACCTCGTCGTAGGCGACGAGGACGAGTACTACGACCGCCCCGCCATCGACGCCCATGAAGCGCGCCTGGAGGCGGCCGGCATTGCATTCACCTCCCACACCTACCCCGGCGGCCACCGCCTCGACGCCGGGCCCCTGCAGCGTCTCGCCGATCCCGGAGAGATCGGATAG